One Algoriphagus sp. Y33 genomic window, AGCACTTGCTGCTGCGGAACGATGGTTTGATTTACAGGATGATCTTTTTGCGAGCAATGTAAAAAGCATAGATCCACCACAGTCGCCCTACATGGGATTTGCGGAAGGGAAAGCTGCTGTTCGTAAAAAGGGTAAAGATTTTGTCGCCAAGGTTGAAGAGTTTCATGGAGCGAAAACTTCTGAGCCAGTGATTGGTGGGAATTATATTGCTGTAGGCCGGGATATGGATATTACTGCACAGGGTTTTGGACGAATTCAAATCAATGAGATCATGCTTTATGAAGTAAAAGATGGTGAAGTCGTGTCTGAGCAGTTTTTTTATTAGGAAATAAATGAAGAACCAAGATTTTACGCTGACATTATTAGTGGACCGATCGCCAACCGAGGTGTTCGAGACAATCAAAAATGTACCTGGCTGGTGGTCTGGAATCCACGGGGAGGAATTTGAAGGAGAGTGGGAGAAGCTCAATGACGAATTCTCTTTCACAGCTGCTGGAGGTGCTCATTATAACCGACAGAAGTTGATAGAGCTAGTCCCTGATAGGAAAATAGTCTGGCTTGTGACGGATAGTGAACTTAGCTATATCGAAGATACTACTGATTGGGTGGGCACCCAGATATGCTTTGAGCTTTTCGAAGAAGATAACGGGACAAAAATAGTATTTACTCATAAGGGTTTGACTCCTGAAGTAGAGTGCTATGGAAGCTGTTCTGTTTCATGGACTAATTACCTTCAGAGTAGCCTATTGAAGGCTATCAACTACCGTTAGTGACTAACTAAAAGAGGAAATAAATAAAAGCTATAATAATGAAAACAGATTTTACTACTACCCTTGTGGTGGACAAAACTC contains:
- a CDS encoding SRPBCC domain-containing protein; protein product: MKNQDFTLTLLVDRSPTEVFETIKNVPGWWSGIHGEEFEGEWEKLNDEFSFTAAGGAHYNRQKLIELVPDRKIVWLVTDSELSYIEDTTDWVGTQICFELFEEDNGTKIVFTHKGLTPEVECYGSCSVSWTNYLQSSLLKAINYR